The Corylus avellana chromosome ca11, CavTom2PMs-1.0 genome contains the following window.
TGGAGTAAAATAGAACGGAACAATGGGTTGTTTTTTGGGAAACTTGAAAAGATACATGTATATGTCACTTGTTAGTGGCTGGGGCATAGCTTCTCCTGAAGTTACGGGGCTATGTTGTATGTATTATGCAGTTGTATTCAGGATTTGCAATACATGGCAAAGTGCAGGATGCAGCTAAAATAGATACCTCTACAAGAAGGAGTTAAGATATAAAAAGCAGTTAAACATTGTATTCAAATATTTAACTACAAACTAAATGAGTGCCTTCATAGTTTAAATTAAGGCCTTGTTGAGTCACAGTGCCTGAACCATACTAGAATTCTATTCCTTGACAAAGGCAAATAACAATCgttgcttcttttttccttcaccTGTGAAGAGCAACTAAACAACTGGATCAATGTTAACTGCCTCTTTTTAAAGGTAAGCCATGTATGTGGTTGATGTTACATATACTAACACGATTTTGGTTGATGTTACATATAAATAGATTTCTTGGAGATGCAAAAGGATGAACTTATGTATATATCTATTATATGCTCCATAGATTGCAGTTTTGATTCTTAATCTCATTGGAATCTTTTCTTGGCTGTTTTGGTTCTTATGTTCATGTCAGTTTTCtatgaacttttatttttctttattgatatATACATCTGtagaattttgtattttctgctCGGTGTTTTTATTAACATGACAATCCTGCTTCTCCTTAGGATTCTTGGGTTTATTGGCATGGTTCTTGTTTTATGGTCACCGGTTGCTGTTCCATTGCTTCCTACACTGGTGCGCGGCTGGACGACAAATACTTCCTCTAGAATAGCTGAGCTTTTTTGCATTGGTGGCCTTTACACTGCTATTATGATCCTTGTTATGTTATGGGGGAGAAAAATACGTGGGTATGAAGATGCACTTGAGCAATATGGGCTGGACTTGACATCATCACAAAAGGTGTGCTTTCGAGCTAAATCTGTCAGGCGAAATCTAGATGCAGAGACAGTAGGGTCATTAGCTTGTTATATTGAAGAGTGTATGTGTGGTACATATTTAGACTTGTTTTTCTGTCAAAATGACGGCAGTTCTGAGCTGTCTCAGCAGCTCTGGACAGACCTAGTTATGATAGGGAGAAAATGTTGTAAGGATCTAGGATACACAATTGACTGAATAGTAGGCCTCAGACAGGGAGTATTATCAACCTCAAGTTTCTTATATTtgattactctctctctctctctcacacacatgCAAAAGCACATGCAACCACGCAATCCTTTTAGCAGCTTGAATCCTGCacccattattttttattatgtataaTTCATTCCTCTATAAATGCACTTGCCCTCATCTTTCTTTCATTCAATATCCTGTTAAATTCTGTGTTCTTTTGAGGGGGGTAAACATTCTCTGGTCTTGTGTGTCTTGGCCAAAATGTGCTAATATTGAGCTCCCGCTTGCAGATCCAAAACTTTTTGAAGGGCCTGATTGGAGGAGTCATGCTTGTTTTATCAATAAATTCTGTCAATGCATTACTTGGTTGTGTGAATCTCTCTTGGCCTACTACTCCATCTCCTTTAGATGCCTTAACACGGTTGAAAGTATATGGGCAAATGCTTATGCTAGCTGGTCAAGGAATTGTAACAGCCACCAGTGTTGCGCTTGTGGAAGAACTGCTTTTCAGATCATGGTTGCCTAAGGAAATTGAAGTGGATCTGGGATATTATCGAGGAATTATTATCTCAGGGCTTGCATTTTCGTTATTACAGAGGTATATTATTGATTTGCTGAGTTACATATTGCTTGCCTCTGTGTGCGTGTCTGTGATCAGTTTCCGACTAACCACCACATTTGGCTAGCATTCAGTTCTAAGGTTCCAACCAGATCGTTCAAAGCATGTCCCCTATAATTTCCTTCTCTTAATTGTTACATTTTTCCTTATATCTGGATATTAGTGAAATACTTTTCTGGAGTTTATGCTTCTATTGTTCCCTAACAGGCATAACATGCAGTCAAAATATAATACTCCTTTCTTTGGATGGGATTTCAGGTCTCCACAGGCTATACCTGGGCTGTGGCTTTTATCTTTGGGTTTGGCAGGTGCACAGCAAAGAAGTGAAGGAAGTCTCGCCATTCCAATTGGGTTGCGTGCCGGGATAATGGCTTCAAGTTTTGTTTTACAGAAGGGTGGATTTTTAACCTACAAGCCCAAATTTCCTCTTTGGGTAACTGGGACAAACCCTTTCCAACCATTTAGTGGGGCGGTTGGTTTTTCATTTGCTTTAGTGTTGGCAATATTTCTCTATCCAAGACAACCTCTGCGAAGTAAGAATCTGAAAAGAACCGTTCAGAAATAAGGGATAAGTTTGTTGGCAAAGATTGTTATGTTGCACTTATGTAGATGCCTTTGTGAGCTGTGGTCGtgtaaggaaaaagaaagaccaaCAGAGATGGGAAGATACGTGAAGAAATTGAAAGTACAATGCTCTGTTCTCCCGGTGTGGTTTCCAATGCTATATGCACAAAGGCTTCGAGTACAGTTGGTAAATCCCGAAACTGAAAAGCGATGTATACTTGTATAGAAGGTTTTTGTCTCGTGTAGTTTTGGTCATTCCCATACCCATTCTTTTTGGATAGAgagttttaacaattttgataTTCAGATTGCTAGCAATTTTGCCAGTTCATGTAAGAGTTTTTATGGGACTTACCTGTCCAAGCAAGTTTTAGACAGCTAGGCTGCCTACCGAGGCAAGTGGGCTCCGTAAAAGCTCTTGCAGCAACTTGCTGTGGATCCGAATTTCTCTCTCCAATATACCTTGAATTGTACAGTGTATGGAACAGATAAGAACACAGATGCTGAGATTGTCACGTACAGATCGGAATTCCTAAAGTCAAATGTAAGATGACTTTTGTTCTTGGATGTTCGGAATTTTTTCTGTAAATATATGTGGTTTGAGTTGTCTACCAGATGTGCTTCACTAACTTTCAGTCATGCTGCATCCAGGTATTATACACCTactagctaaaaaaaaaaaaaaaagtaacattacCACAAACTATGCAATGGATTAGATAGAATGAGGTTGTTTCCATTTGTACACATGATGAATGATCTTCTTGTTAACGACGGCAGCAATTTTTAGATGCTCCTCAACCCAGATATTCAGAAAATTTTCGGGTGTTCTTTtactcaaatatttttgataatcTGGCTCGTTTTAAAAGCACATGAATTGATGAGCGTTGATGAGTTGTGGATCACAGCCCGTCTGTTAGCCTGGTGACATTGATTGTATTGTGCTCACCTCCATCTTATTGAGATGTCTCTGTTAACCCAAGTGAATTATTACAAGAATTGGACAAAGGATCGGGATCTCATGGAATTCCCGAGGCAGGTAATGATATCGAAAGTCTCATTCAGTTTCTATGGTGATTTAATAATTGAGGTGGGGGAGTTCATGATAAAACTGAAGCGGCCATGGTAAAAGAAGCAACAGAATTGGACAGCAAAGAGggaaaagaatgaagaaatGAAAAGGAATAAGAAGTAGAAgatagagaagaagagaggcaTGATGCATTGCGTGAGTGAGCAGATATAGAGGATAGAAGCAGTGGTCTTCAAGCAACCGATTAAAACCCTAATGCAAGCCTCAACCGCATAAAAAGTAGAATGGAGTATGTGaataaaaatggaaacaaaaatctTATCATTTTCTTGCCTTAATTGTGTCATAGCAGAAAATTTGCAAACAAGGTCACAaggctttctttttcttttctagacAGTTAGCACAAGGCTTTCTTATATGCTGGGGGCCTAGGATTGAGAACCATACGAGATGGTGCAACAACCCTAAGACCATTCTCTTGAAAACTAATCCAACTATTATAAGTTCAGAAATTAACCAATGCCTTTGCAATAGAAAAGCCCATTTTTGTGAAACACGCATCGCATGAACAAAGCCATATTTGAAGGGATCAAAGCTCCGTAACTCATGGTTGGAAGGATGAGAGAATGACACATATGGCATTGTTTAATTCCCATcacaagaaaattgaaaatgaactaaaaacaacaaaataggCAGTCAAACAAAGTCACCACTCAGAATTGAATTGATATTTGATGGGCTAAACAACCCATGTTCAAATACATCCAACAAGcatcaagaaaaaagaagaaaataaaaggccTTGCCCCAGAGCCCAGTGCTTCCTCAAAAATAAGGGACATTATTCCTCAAAAcccagaagaaaaaagaaaaaagaaaaaaagaaaaaaaaacttcactagTGCCAGCCCAGTGCTTCCTCCTTTATTAGCATCTTCGAATTTTCTTTACTCGACAGCAAGAGGAACAGACTCAGCCTGAAATGTTACAAGAAAATGAATCATAACTAGAACAAAGTATATCATATACCCAAGCATGACATGGTAGCCCCAAAACACAAGGTGTAGGAATTATTCAAACTAGATAAAAACTTACCAGCTTACGGTACTTGAGAGCATAGAACATCTCAAGATAACGGCGGCTCTCAAGGCGATCAAGGTTAGACACATGCTTCCAGAAGCCGTACACCCCAGTCAGGGTCAACAACCTCTCAGAATAAATCTTCCATGTGTACCTATGCAACcataaaaagaacagaaaattgAATATAAACAGTATCAATAAAGATATAAAAGTGATGAGGAAAGACAGTTCACTTACTTCTCAAGGATTCGGTTCAAACCTCCCAGAGAGATTTTGTCCCAGTGAGAAGGGTCAGCCTTAGTCTTCTCAAAGAAATCAACAAGGAGCTCGGCAGCTTGATCACCATGGTATGGATCAATATGGAAGCCAGATTTACCGTGTACGATGATCTCAGCTGGGCCACCATTACAAGTAGCAAATGTTGGCAATCCACAAGTCATGGACTCAACAACTGTCAAGCCAAAAGCTTCATATACAGCAGGCTGCACAAAGGCTCCTTTTGTGTCCGCAATGTACCGATATAGTTCACCGTTCCTCACTCGGTTCATCTGGGATGAAATCCATCTAAACTGGCCATTCAACTTGTAGGTTTCAATAAGTTCATGCATTTTCTTCATCTCAGCTTTCTCCTCATTGTCCTTAGACTCCTTTCTCCGATCCCCAGCAACAACAACAAGGTTAACCAACTCACGAAGACGAGCATTCTTACCATACCACTCAACAAGACCAGTGATGTTCTTCACACGATCGAGCCTCGCCATTGTGAATATGATGGGCTTGTTCCGGTCTTTCAAGACACACCTGTTAGACAGCAGTAGATGAATAACAATTTGTACAACTAGACATAGGAATTGGAAATATAAGTAGTGGAAAATCAGATGGAGACTCACAAGTGTTCTTCATTCTCCACAGAGGAGTAAAGGAGCTCTTCTATTTCAGCGTGGAAGGATGTCAACCTCTTTTCCTTCTCAGTGTAAGGAAAGTAAATACTCATATCTGCTCCAGGTGAAACAATGTTGAACTTGGGATCAAAGACATCAATTCCATGTACAACACGATAGAGTCCCGGCATGGTGAAAGCAGTGTGACTCTCGTACTGACCAACAGTGTCTTTGCTGAAACCACAGAAGAGAAACAATATTAGGGCCTCGAGAGAATAGCAATTTCTGATTAAAAGTGGATTCTATAATGTAAGAGGGACATATCACCTTCCAGCAATTTCTTGGAAAGTACTGGTGATAATGAAATCGGTATGATTCATGGCTATAAGATCAGCAGTAAACTGGCAAGAGAAGTGATACTTCTCCTCCAAATTTTTCCAGTAAATGTCAGATTCAGGATACTTTGTCTTCTCCAGGGCATGGGCTATGGTGCACTGCAAAGGACAGTAATACATGAAAATTATTCAGTAGTTTAGGATGCAAAAGTCATTGACCAAATGCAGCAAGAATCGCAAGAGATAAAAAGAATATCTTTTGACAAACCTGTGTAACCCCAAATTTATGTGCTAACAATGAGGCAACAATGTTCCCATCACTGTAATTTCCAATTATCAAATCTGGCTTCCCTTGAAACTCTTTAGTAAGTTCATGTGCAACatcctaataaaaataaattgttcaATTTTAGAATCACATAGCACAATAAGGGCAGAAGAAATTTTACACTGGAAAATTCAAGAAGCACAATAATGAGCAAAAGAACAACTCTAAATCTAAAGTTTACCTCGGTGTAGGTCTCAAGATATGGCCAAACTTCAAATCTTGAGATCCATTTGCGGACAATCCCCTTCTCTGTTCTAAAGGGAACACGAAGAATATCTGCATGTTCTGTCCCAAATACTTTCTCAAGACGCTGACCACATGTGGTTCCAGTTGCATCAGGGAGGAGTCGTGTGACCTGGAAATGGAAATAAATTCAAGCATCAAATCAAGGGAAAAGGACACAAAATAACATGAATGTATGAGCTAAAAGTATTCCACCAAAACATAAGCAAAGCTTACAATGAGGATACGAGGAGTAATATCCAAGCCTTGTTGCTTGATACGAAGAAGCATCTCACTCTCCAAGGCCCTAACTTGATCCAAGATATAGACAACCTGAATGAGAAACCAAGTAGTTAGTGAACCTAAATTGACACAAAACTACTAATTTGAACATCATGGATCAGGATTCTTCGCTAACCTGTCCACCAGTATCAGGATATCCCAAGACATTATCCTGTGCAAAATACCCATGGGGAGACATAATTACAACATTAAAGACCATAGGGATTTTGCCAAGAAATTTCTCAAGGGTGCAAGGATCAGGAGCCTCAAGAAGATCCAAAAGAAGTTGGATCATTTCAAGTACGCGCTCAGCAGTGTCACCCCACCCTCTCTCCAAACCAATCTCCTGGAACTTGTGCTCAAACTCAGCATATGGTGTTTCAGGGGCCAGTGTAGACAGGTACTCCTCTGCCTTCCTAAGAACATATTGGAGAGCATTTACGTTTTGAATCCTGTCGTTGACCATCATATTCTGCAGAAGAATACCAAACAATTTTGTAAGATACTTGTGAAGTcattaaaagagagaaaaaaagaaaatgttcacGGACAGACCTTCCCCTTGTAGCAGTGAACTCTGAGAAATTCAAGCAGAGGGTGCATGCTCTCCTTGTCATGGAAGAGCTTTGCAGAAAGGTGACGGTTAAGGAACTCCACGCCATTCCCAATGGACTTTGAAAGAGTTGGGCGGGGAAAAGATGCAGTGAAGGGTTCAAAATCCAACTCAAGCACAAAGTTCCCGTTGGTGCTGCATCGAGATGAATATCACGGTTAAATATAGCAAATCTAAAAGCAATTTAGTAAAacccaacaacaaaacaaaaagtcaCCTTCCATCAACGAGTTCCTCTTTGAAGTGCAAGTACTCGGGCACACGCAGCTCTTCAACCACAAGAGCGTGGACATTCACCCTGATGTATTCCCAAACACCAGGCCTTGGACGAACCGCCAAGGCAACCCATGGAGGTAGAACAATGGCTTCCTAtgtcaccccaaaaaaaaaaaataaataaataaataaaaaactaattcaCAGCCATAAAGCCtttaaaaagaatagaaatctAAAAAAAGAATGTGATCTATATTTACCTGAGTGGATCTAAGAACTTCACCGAAGGCCCCTTCAAGAAGCTTTTTACTGGTGGCCTCAGGGATTGCTTCCACCTCAGCAATAAGCTGATGGTGCTGCAGAATACCTTTTCCCTTGCCCTCGATCCTACAATACCATCAACACCCACATGTTACTATTTAAGCATCGACACCCACAAAAAACCACTTGTTCCCCAAAAATCATCAATATTTGAAGCgaacattaaacaaaataaGGCTGCATGTCTTTTTGTCTCTCTGGGTTTCTCTAACTTTTAGCACCCATTTTTGAGATACCAACAAAAAAGAATCAAATGCACAAGACTTAGATGAGTCACCTTGACAGTAGTGCGACAATTTCGTTGCGGTTAGCAGCCAGAGTCTCATCCAAGCGCTCACGGAGGCTGTGGACGCGGGTCAGAACAGTTTC
Protein-coding sequences here:
- the LOC132164910 gene encoding sucrose synthase — protein: MAETVLTRVHSLRERLDETLAANRNEIVALLSRIEGKGKGILQHHQLIAEVEAIPEATSKKLLEGAFGEVLRSTQEAIVLPPWVALAVRPRPGVWEYIRVNVHALVVEELRVPEYLHFKEELVDGSTNGNFVLELDFEPFTASFPRPTLSKSIGNGVEFLNRHLSAKLFHDKESMHPLLEFLRVHCYKGKNMMVNDRIQNVNALQYVLRKAEEYLSTLAPETPYAEFEHKFQEIGLERGWGDTAERVLEMIQLLLDLLEAPDPCTLEKFLGKIPMVFNVVIMSPHGYFAQDNVLGYPDTGGQVVYILDQVRALESEMLLRIKQQGLDITPRILIVTRLLPDATGTTCGQRLEKVFGTEHADILRVPFRTEKGIVRKWISRFEVWPYLETYTEDVAHELTKEFQGKPDLIIGNYSDGNIVASLLAHKFGVTQCTIAHALEKTKYPESDIYWKNLEEKYHFSCQFTADLIAMNHTDFIITSTFQEIAGSKDTVGQYESHTAFTMPGLYRVVHGIDVFDPKFNIVSPGADMSIYFPYTEKEKRLTSFHAEIEELLYSSVENEEHLCVLKDRNKPIIFTMARLDRVKNITGLVEWYGKNARLRELVNLVVVAGDRRKESKDNEEKAEMKKMHELIETYKLNGQFRWISSQMNRVRNGELYRYIADTKGAFVQPAVYEAFGLTVVESMTCGLPTFATCNGGPAEIIVHGKSGFHIDPYHGDQAAELLVDFFEKTKADPSHWDKISLGGLNRILEKYTWKIYSERLLTLTGVYGFWKHVSNLDRLESRRYLEMFYALKYRKLAESVPLAVE